A window of Marinobacter salarius contains these coding sequences:
- a CDS encoding methyl-accepting chemotaxis protein: MGLLSRPVLVAGVSVAVVVAFGAFMVAPLIGLDSASLVAGVVIGLVVATAFLVLRVLEPVERSIKQLNAGELPAGSPLGKQCASLLADAKAGRALVETLSGSADRSAISAAQVSYAADQLKIRLDRQVSETAQMAEYAGQITESVRESAQQATDAATMALQNRQVSVEGRDALSSAIDSVRAVHEQSSENLRLIQELNEKSNKIQGVTTTIQGIAEQTNLLALNAAIEAARAGDQGRGFAVVADEVRQLAGRTAQATGEVAETLQEIRSDTSLIVSRIEDLAKSVESGLESVESVGERLDQIRDQSDRVQQQVARIAEIDQNNEQSLEQVSSAIETVRDQITESDTSVASLAQQAATLMELAEEANAAFALNSDESYHRFFYDQARQGAERIGKLFEQAVRDGQLAESALFDKKRTPIPKTDPQKYSSSFDRFTDQQLPTVQEAVKGAHPSMVFAIAAAPDGYVPTHNRDFAHAPTGDSKVDLVKSRSKRLFNDRTGARCGSHTQNMLLQTYRRDTGEVMHDLSVPVYVNGNHWGGFRLGYKPDSR, translated from the coding sequence ATGGGGTTGCTCAGCCGGCCTGTTCTGGTTGCGGGGGTGTCAGTCGCTGTTGTTGTCGCCTTTGGGGCTTTCATGGTGGCGCCGTTGATAGGATTGGATAGCGCGTCGCTGGTGGCGGGCGTGGTTATTGGTCTGGTCGTCGCCACCGCGTTTCTGGTTTTACGCGTGCTGGAACCGGTTGAACGTTCCATCAAGCAACTCAACGCAGGTGAGCTGCCAGCGGGTAGTCCCCTGGGCAAACAGTGTGCAAGCCTCCTCGCAGATGCCAAAGCAGGGCGGGCACTGGTGGAAACACTGTCCGGCAGTGCCGACAGGAGTGCCATCTCTGCAGCCCAGGTGTCCTACGCGGCCGATCAACTGAAGATTCGCCTGGACCGGCAGGTCAGCGAAACTGCGCAGATGGCGGAGTACGCGGGGCAGATTACCGAGAGTGTGCGTGAATCTGCCCAGCAGGCCACCGATGCTGCGACCATGGCTCTGCAGAACCGCCAGGTCAGCGTTGAGGGCCGTGACGCATTGTCATCAGCCATCGACAGTGTACGGGCGGTGCATGAACAGTCCAGTGAGAACCTGAGGCTGATCCAGGAACTCAACGAAAAATCCAACAAGATCCAGGGTGTCACCACCACCATTCAGGGTATTGCGGAGCAAACCAACCTGCTGGCCTTGAACGCGGCAATTGAGGCCGCGCGTGCCGGCGATCAGGGGCGGGGCTTTGCGGTGGTTGCCGACGAGGTCAGGCAATTGGCCGGGCGAACCGCCCAGGCAACCGGTGAGGTGGCCGAAACACTGCAGGAAATACGTTCCGATACCTCCCTGATTGTCTCGCGGATTGAGGACCTGGCCAAGAGCGTGGAATCCGGCCTGGAGTCGGTTGAAAGCGTTGGCGAGCGCCTGGATCAGATTCGCGATCAATCTGACCGTGTGCAGCAACAGGTGGCGCGCATTGCCGAGATCGACCAGAACAACGAGCAGAGCCTGGAACAGGTATCGTCGGCCATTGAAACGGTTCGGGATCAGATTACCGAGAGCGATACCAGCGTTGCGTCGCTCGCCCAGCAGGCAGCGACACTGATGGAACTGGCGGAAGAAGCCAACGCGGCGTTTGCATTAAACAGTGATGAAAGCTACCACAGATTCTTCTACGACCAGGCTCGTCAGGGTGCGGAGCGGATTGGTAAGCTTTTCGAGCAGGCGGTTCGAGATGGACAACTGGCGGAAAGTGCTCTGTTTGATAAAAAGAGGACACCCATTCCCAAGACTGATCCGCAGAAGTATTCGAGCAGCTTTGACCGATTCACGGATCAGCAACTGCCAACCGTGCAGGAAGCGGTTAAAGGCGCTCACCCGTCGATGGTTTTCGCGATTGCCGCAGCGCCGGATGGCTATGTGCCGACTCATAACCGCGATTTCGCCCACGCACCAACGGGTGACTCGAAAGTGGATCTGGTCAAGAGTCGCAGCAAGCGGCTGTTCAACGACCGCACCGGTGCCCGGTGTGGTAGTCATACCCAGAATATGCTCCTACAGACCTACCGCCGGGATACTGGCGAAGTCATGCATGACCTGTCAGTGCCGGTCTACGTGAATGGCAATCACTGGGGCGGCTTCCGCCTGGGTTACAAGCCGGATAGCCGCTGA
- a CDS encoding MFS transporter, producing MPARNTDTLDQVYSLIANEEDARVCTDIPDEACREVPRNFFLILGSNVLTKLGDLLISPKTVLAWLLSAIGAPALVAWLVPIRESGSMIPQMVIGAWVRRKPVRKWFWTLGSFGQAASVLGMAASVWFLEGYAAGAGVVGALVLFSLARGFCSVSMKDVQGKCIPKKRRGRLSGLASTIGGTATVILTALLFWDRGDPGVLFYTLLLLLAACLWIIAGFLFASVDEYEGETGGGGNALGDALKSLSLLRDDAPFRHFVITRALLLCSALASPYFVVLAQKNSDTGWLLGVFLLASSLASSISASVWGWMADESSRRVMIRGAIVASGACLTVGLTALFAGEATSSVWFYPAGFFVLSIAHAGVRLGRKTYLVDMAGGNKRTDYTSVSNTVIGVLLLATGGLTALVSMISDVAVILTLGAMGLAGAISATRLREVTEDQ from the coding sequence TTGCCCGCCAGAAACACGGACACCCTCGACCAGGTTTACAGCCTGATTGCCAACGAAGAAGACGCCCGGGTCTGCACGGACATCCCCGATGAAGCCTGCCGTGAGGTGCCACGCAACTTCTTCCTGATCCTCGGCAGCAACGTGCTGACCAAACTGGGTGACTTGCTGATCAGCCCCAAGACCGTGCTGGCTTGGCTTTTAAGCGCGATTGGGGCACCTGCCCTGGTGGCCTGGCTGGTCCCGATCCGTGAGTCCGGCTCTATGATTCCGCAAATGGTGATCGGTGCCTGGGTCCGGCGCAAGCCTGTGCGTAAATGGTTCTGGACCCTGGGAAGCTTTGGTCAGGCGGCCAGCGTTCTGGGCATGGCAGCGAGTGTCTGGTTCCTGGAGGGCTATGCCGCGGGCGCCGGCGTGGTGGGTGCATTGGTGCTGTTTTCCCTGGCCCGGGGATTTTGCTCGGTGTCCATGAAGGACGTGCAGGGAAAATGCATCCCGAAGAAACGCCGGGGGCGGCTGTCTGGCCTGGCCTCCACCATCGGTGGGACCGCAACGGTCATCCTGACCGCCTTGCTGTTCTGGGACCGGGGTGACCCTGGCGTACTTTTCTACACCCTCCTGCTCTTGTTGGCTGCCTGCCTCTGGATCATTGCCGGCTTTCTATTCGCCTCCGTTGACGAATACGAGGGCGAAACCGGCGGTGGTGGCAATGCCCTCGGTGACGCGCTCAAAAGCCTGTCCCTTCTCAGGGACGACGCGCCCTTCCGGCACTTCGTGATTACCCGTGCCCTGCTGTTGTGCTCGGCGCTGGCGTCACCCTACTTCGTCGTGCTCGCCCAGAAAAACTCGGACACCGGCTGGCTTCTGGGCGTCTTTCTGCTGGCAAGCAGCCTCGCCAGTTCCATCAGTGCCAGTGTGTGGGGTTGGATGGCGGACGAGTCCAGCCGTCGGGTAATGATTCGCGGTGCCATTGTCGCCAGTGGCGCCTGCCTGACGGTGGGCCTGACCGCTTTGTTTGCGGGCGAAGCAACCTCCAGCGTCTGGTTCTATCCCGCGGGGTTCTTCGTGCTGAGCATTGCGCATGCGGGGGTTCGACTGGGACGTAAAACGTATCTGGTGGATATGGCCGGCGGCAACAAACGCACCGACTATACCTCCGTGAGCAATACCGTTATTGGGGTGCTGTTGCTGGCGACTGGCGGGCTGACAGCGCTGGTATCGATGATATCGGATGTAGCGGTGATACTGACGCTGGGCGCCATGGGGCTGGCCGGTGCCATCAGCGCCACCCGGTTAAGGGAAGTGACCGAGGATCAGTGA
- a CDS encoding DUF1513 domain-containing protein, which yields MSSNRQPGGALINRRQLLKAGMAGGLAATLSGCSLLPRKADYAPEQYVGAVGLPGGKFGISAINRKGQPVWESPVDTRCHSGCARPAGSQVLFFERRPGWAFYAFDALSGNRTHRVKAASGEHFVGHGVFSPDGRWLYVTASRYEPGQGIIAVYDAEQNYQRVDTFELQGIGPHELTLHPDGETLVIGLGGILTHPDYDRLKLNLDTMEPALILMNRHSGRIIGRFNPAHHQQSARHVSTGSNSRVYVAYQYQGPLHESPALIARLEGGQLQEIRFDEDTQAALANYIASVIAHPENDLVAAASPVGGTAVVFNGITGELLARASIPDCAGVQALAGGDFLISSGRGKLVRLGQDNQSRQIADLPVQWDHHLV from the coding sequence ATGAGCAGCAACAGACAACCCGGAGGTGCGCTTATCAACCGCAGACAATTACTGAAAGCGGGTATGGCGGGAGGACTGGCAGCCACCCTGTCCGGCTGCAGCCTGCTGCCTCGGAAAGCGGATTACGCGCCAGAACAGTACGTCGGCGCCGTGGGACTGCCCGGGGGCAAGTTCGGCATTAGTGCCATCAACCGCAAAGGTCAACCCGTATGGGAGTCGCCGGTCGACACCCGTTGCCACAGCGGCTGTGCACGACCCGCGGGCTCACAGGTCCTCTTTTTCGAACGCCGGCCCGGCTGGGCGTTTTACGCGTTCGATGCCCTCAGCGGCAACAGGACCCATCGCGTCAAGGCAGCCTCCGGGGAACACTTTGTCGGTCATGGAGTATTCTCCCCCGACGGCCGCTGGCTCTATGTCACCGCCAGCCGCTACGAGCCGGGGCAAGGCATTATTGCCGTCTATGACGCGGAGCAGAATTATCAGCGGGTCGATACCTTTGAGCTTCAGGGCATTGGCCCCCATGAACTGACACTGCACCCGGACGGGGAAACACTGGTGATCGGCCTCGGCGGCATACTGACCCACCCCGACTACGATCGCCTCAAGCTGAACCTCGACACCATGGAACCTGCGCTGATCCTGATGAACCGCCATAGCGGTCGGATTATTGGGCGATTCAACCCTGCCCATCACCAGCAAAGCGCCCGTCACGTCAGTACCGGTTCTAACAGCCGGGTGTACGTTGCCTACCAGTACCAGGGCCCGCTTCACGAGTCCCCCGCCCTCATCGCCCGGCTGGAAGGCGGTCAGCTTCAGGAAATCCGATTCGATGAGGATACCCAGGCAGCACTGGCCAACTACATCGCCAGCGTTATTGCCCATCCCGAGAATGACCTTGTCGCTGCCGCGTCGCCGGTGGGCGGCACCGCCGTGGTGTTCAATGGCATCACTGGCGAACTGCTGGCCAGGGCGTCCATACCCGACTGCGCTGGCGTCCAGGCCTTGGCAGGAGGCGATTTCCTGATCTCCTCCGGACGCGGAAAACTGGTGCGTCTGGGGCAGGACAATCAATCACGGCAAATCGCCGATCTGCCGGTCCAGTGGGACCACCACCTGGTCTGA
- a CDS encoding imelysin family protein: protein MQLLTKTVGICALILAPIAGMAASQPGTSNNAEQQWHRGILAGYQSLVAEAGDLSIAAADYCSAPEQASRDALEQAWLNAFLAWQRVRYVDFGPVESDNLAWQFQFWPDPKNLIARKASYLLNSEDPISGEVVAESGVAVQGFPMLEYLLYDEPLNASDNALPAEKTCGLLRAVASHIEANGQQLSDQWQAFREDYLATEQYRDTTIRAGMAALEILEDRRLAQPMGLRGNGKRSVYAADAWRSGGSLKTIEATIHGLEQSFLPGLTQLLKESEQPQLGPRIENQFKDVQEHFPELHRPMTELLSNDNAFSLLQGFYVDVSQLTTLINDQAAVELGVIRGFNSSDGD, encoded by the coding sequence ATGCAACTATTGACGAAAACCGTGGGCATTTGCGCGCTGATACTGGCTCCAATTGCCGGCATGGCTGCCAGCCAGCCTGGAACGAGCAACAACGCGGAACAGCAATGGCACCGGGGTATTCTCGCGGGTTACCAGTCTCTGGTCGCCGAAGCAGGCGACTTGTCCATTGCCGCTGCGGACTACTGCAGTGCGCCGGAACAGGCGTCACGCGATGCCCTTGAGCAAGCCTGGCTGAACGCCTTCCTGGCGTGGCAACGTGTCCGTTATGTGGACTTTGGCCCGGTCGAGAGCGACAACCTTGCCTGGCAGTTCCAGTTCTGGCCCGACCCGAAAAACCTCATTGCCCGCAAAGCCAGCTATCTGCTGAACTCGGAAGACCCGATATCGGGTGAGGTCGTTGCCGAGTCCGGCGTGGCCGTTCAGGGCTTTCCAATGCTGGAGTACCTGTTGTACGACGAACCATTGAACGCCAGCGACAATGCCCTACCTGCGGAAAAGACCTGCGGCCTGCTGAGGGCGGTTGCCAGCCACATCGAAGCCAATGGCCAGCAACTCAGTGATCAATGGCAGGCGTTCCGTGAGGATTACCTGGCCACGGAACAATACCGCGACACCACCATCCGTGCCGGCATGGCGGCCCTGGAGATTCTGGAGGATCGTCGACTTGCCCAGCCCATGGGCCTCCGTGGGAACGGCAAGCGCTCCGTCTACGCCGCCGATGCCTGGCGTAGCGGAGGCAGTCTGAAGACCATTGAAGCAACCATCCACGGCCTGGAGCAGTCTTTCCTACCGGGTCTGACACAGCTGCTCAAAGAAAGCGAACAGCCGCAACTGGGTCCACGAATTGAAAACCAGTTCAAGGACGTTCAGGAGCACTTCCCGGAACTCCATCGCCCCATGACTGAACTGCTTTCCAATGACAACGCCTTTTCCCTGCTCCAGGGCTTCTACGTTGACGTTTCCCAGTTAACCACGCTGATCAATGATCAGGCAGCGGTTGAACTCGGCGTCATTCGCGGCTTCAATTCCAGCGACGGCGACTGA
- a CDS encoding di-heme oxidoredictase family protein, with amino-acid sequence MRQRPLLLLTLSSGVAVAAAFAMATAQDPYPIQATVKTGGEGTVDQFDHNAYSLPQANLSMTRRLDFSVGNSFFRNPWVEAPASTDARDGLGPLFNTNSCQGCHIKDGRGHPPGADDKPVSLFLRLAVPADPDQDADILKTHGFKPAPVYGSQLQTAALPASKPEADLVIEWKSVTETLSDGTEIELRKPVYRIENPNYGPLPEDLLVSPRVAPQMIGMGLLEAIPLEDLQALADPEDTDNDGLSGKLNQVWDLDSQQTVPGRFGWKAAEPNVHQQSMGAFAGDMGLTSTIKPATDCTPEQNCKRFTNGGSPEVSDKVSNFVTFYAKSLAVPARRNLENVSVQQGAELFNETGCAGCHTPRHTTGTAPGRPDLSNQTIWPYTDLLLHDMGSALADGRDEFLANGNEWRTPPLWGIGLAQRVNPQSGFLHDGRARTLEEAVLWHGGEAGPAAERYRQMPIEDREALLDFLHSL; translated from the coding sequence ATGCGCCAACGCCCCCTGCTACTGCTGACCTTGTCTTCGGGAGTGGCCGTAGCAGCGGCCTTCGCCATGGCCACTGCCCAGGACCCTTATCCGATCCAGGCGACGGTCAAGACCGGGGGCGAAGGCACTGTGGATCAGTTCGATCACAATGCCTATTCCCTGCCCCAGGCTAACCTGTCCATGACCAGGCGCCTGGATTTCAGTGTCGGCAACAGTTTCTTCCGCAACCCCTGGGTCGAAGCCCCTGCCAGCACGGATGCCCGCGATGGCCTGGGGCCACTGTTCAACACAAACTCCTGCCAGGGCTGTCACATAAAGGATGGCCGCGGACATCCTCCGGGCGCTGACGACAAACCTGTATCCCTGTTCCTCCGCCTCGCCGTGCCGGCCGATCCCGATCAGGATGCGGATATCCTGAAGACCCACGGATTCAAACCGGCTCCCGTGTACGGCAGCCAGTTGCAAACCGCCGCCCTCCCGGCCTCCAAACCTGAAGCCGACCTGGTGATCGAATGGAAATCGGTGACAGAGACGCTTTCGGACGGCACCGAAATAGAACTACGAAAACCGGTCTACCGGATCGAGAACCCTAACTATGGCCCGCTCCCGGAAGACCTGCTGGTGTCTCCACGGGTGGCTCCACAGATGATTGGCATGGGTCTTCTGGAAGCCATACCGCTTGAGGACCTTCAGGCACTGGCGGATCCGGAGGATACGGACAACGACGGCCTCTCCGGCAAACTCAATCAAGTCTGGGACCTGGACAGCCAGCAAACCGTGCCGGGTCGATTTGGCTGGAAAGCTGCCGAACCAAACGTTCATCAGCAAAGTATGGGGGCGTTTGCCGGAGACATGGGGCTGACGTCCACCATCAAACCGGCAACCGATTGTACGCCCGAGCAGAACTGTAAGCGCTTCACCAACGGCGGCAGCCCGGAAGTGAGTGACAAGGTGAGCAACTTCGTAACCTTCTATGCCAAAAGCCTGGCAGTGCCCGCACGCCGTAACCTGGAAAATGTGTCCGTTCAACAAGGTGCGGAACTGTTCAATGAAACCGGCTGCGCCGGCTGCCATACACCAAGGCACACTACCGGCACCGCCCCAGGTCGCCCGGACCTCAGCAACCAGACCATATGGCCCTATACTGATCTGCTCTTGCATGACATGGGTTCGGCGCTTGCCGATGGTCGGGATGAATTCCTGGCCAACGGCAACGAATGGCGGACACCCCCGCTCTGGGGAATCGGCCTGGCTCAACGAGTCAATCCGCAGTCCGGGTTCCTCCACGACGGGCGGGCGCGAACACTCGAAGAAGCCGTGCTCTGGCACGGGGGCGAGGCCGGACCGGCTGCTGAACGTTACCGTCAGATGCCCATCGAAGACCGGGAGGCACTCCTGGATTTCCTGCATTCTCTCTGA
- a CDS encoding imelysin family protein, with protein sequence MALPSNASRIPLALAISATLLAACSSGDETASTSSATKESTAAEAITKSDVVEHYADLAHANFEDALTAAQSLDSTIDTFLKSPTEENLKKAKQAWLASRVPYQQTEVFRFGNAVVDDWEGQLNAWPLDEGLIDYVKEDGYQYELGNEGATANIIASTEINIGGTTVDASSLTPDLLAELNEIGGSEANVASGYHAIEFLLWGQDLHGFDRGAGQRPATDYAQGEDCTHGNCDRRAAYLDAATDLLITDLEWMVAQWAPGPEDNYRSQLLAEAPDAAVQKMFFGMGSLSLGELAGERMKVALEANSYEDEHDCFSDNTHNSHYYNGQGVANIYSGSYTRIDGSELTGPSLSDLVAELNPELNETLSQQFEESMGALQTMKSSAEAESEPMKFDMMIAPGNEKGAKIINGAIMALVAQTGSIEQAARELGIDSLKPDDAGHTF encoded by the coding sequence ATGGCCCTGCCCTCAAACGCATCACGCATCCCCCTGGCGCTCGCTATCTCTGCGACGCTGCTGGCAGCCTGCAGTAGCGGCGACGAAACCGCATCCACCTCTTCGGCAACCAAAGAGTCGACGGCAGCAGAAGCCATCACCAAATCCGATGTCGTGGAACACTACGCCGACCTGGCCCATGCGAATTTCGAAGACGCGCTGACCGCCGCGCAGTCCCTCGACAGCACAATAGACACCTTCCTGAAAAGCCCGACCGAAGAAAACCTGAAAAAGGCGAAACAGGCCTGGCTGGCTTCCCGGGTGCCCTATCAGCAGACCGAGGTGTTCCGCTTTGGTAACGCCGTGGTTGATGACTGGGAAGGGCAACTGAATGCCTGGCCGCTGGACGAAGGCCTGATTGATTACGTAAAGGAAGATGGCTACCAGTACGAATTGGGCAACGAGGGCGCTACAGCAAACATTATTGCCAGCACGGAAATCAATATTGGCGGCACGACGGTCGATGCTTCCAGCCTGACCCCGGACCTGCTGGCGGAGCTGAACGAAATCGGAGGCTCGGAGGCCAACGTGGCCTCTGGATACCATGCCATTGAATTCCTGCTGTGGGGTCAGGACCTGCACGGCTTCGATCGCGGCGCCGGACAGCGCCCTGCTACGGACTACGCCCAGGGCGAGGACTGCACCCACGGCAATTGCGACCGCCGCGCCGCCTACCTGGATGCAGCGACCGATCTGTTGATCACCGATCTGGAGTGGATGGTTGCACAGTGGGCACCCGGCCCGGAAGACAACTATCGCTCCCAGTTGCTCGCCGAAGCACCGGATGCCGCTGTACAGAAAATGTTCTTCGGCATGGGCTCCCTGTCCCTGGGTGAGCTTGCCGGTGAGCGCATGAAAGTCGCCCTGGAAGCCAATTCCTACGAGGATGAGCACGACTGCTTTAGCGACAACACCCACAACTCCCATTACTACAACGGCCAGGGCGTGGCCAACATCTACTCCGGCAGCTACACCCGGATTGACGGCTCTGAACTGACAGGTCCTTCCCTGTCCGATCTGGTTGCCGAGCTCAACCCGGAACTGAACGAGACACTGAGCCAGCAGTTCGAAGAGTCGATGGGGGCGCTGCAAACCATGAAATCCAGTGCCGAAGCCGAGTCAGAGCCGATGAAATTCGATATGATGATCGCGCCAGGCAATGAGAAAGGCGCGAAGATCATAAACGGCGCGATTATGGCGCTGGTGGCACAAACCGGTTCCATTGAACAGGCCGCCCGCGAACTGGGCATCGACTCGCTCAAGCCTGATGACGCCGGCCATACCTTCTAG
- a CDS encoding 23S rRNA (adenine(2030)-N(6))-methyltransferase RlmJ encodes MLSYLHAFHAGNFADVHKHAALTLAVRMMQAKSSAIACFDTHAGSASYDLAGERALKTGEAAAGIQKVWPLRAELHSDDWQAVLAGLASGEGKDGQLASYPGSPCWFLRYLREQDTLTAFELHPAEGETLGQWAAGHSRVKVFQEDGLKGLLRHLPPRQPRLLVLTDPSYEIKSDYEEVANTLARAWQKCRHGVYLIWYPILAGFPHKQLKDAVSEGPVRKVLCSEVALNRAPQRGMSGSGVLVVNPPWGFDTRLAEMMNTVSGDRCLGLSSNSSWLVPE; translated from the coding sequence ATGCTGAGTTACCTCCACGCGTTTCATGCCGGTAATTTTGCCGATGTTCACAAGCACGCTGCCTTAACGCTAGCGGTCAGGATGATGCAGGCCAAATCGTCTGCTATCGCCTGCTTCGATACTCATGCCGGTAGTGCCAGCTACGATCTTGCGGGAGAAAGGGCGCTTAAAACCGGCGAAGCCGCCGCAGGGATCCAGAAGGTCTGGCCGCTTCGAGCCGAGCTGCATTCCGACGACTGGCAGGCTGTCCTGGCTGGGTTGGCCTCGGGGGAGGGGAAGGACGGGCAATTGGCGAGCTATCCGGGGTCGCCGTGCTGGTTCCTCCGTTACCTGCGGGAGCAGGACACCCTGACCGCCTTCGAGTTGCACCCCGCCGAAGGCGAAACCCTGGGGCAGTGGGCTGCCGGGCATTCCCGGGTCAAGGTCTTTCAGGAGGATGGATTAAAGGGGTTGCTTCGCCATCTGCCGCCCAGGCAACCAAGGTTGCTGGTGCTAACGGACCCTTCATACGAGATCAAAAGCGACTATGAAGAAGTGGCGAACACCTTGGCGCGAGCGTGGCAGAAATGCCGTCATGGCGTGTATCTGATCTGGTATCCGATTCTGGCGGGTTTCCCCCACAAGCAATTAAAGGATGCGGTGTCTGAGGGGCCCGTGCGCAAGGTGTTGTGCAGCGAAGTTGCACTTAACCGGGCCCCGCAACGTGGAATGTCCGGGTCCGGAGTGCTGGTGGTGAACCCGCCCTGGGGATTCGACACCCGGCTTGCGGAGATGATGAATACGGTTTCCGGTGATCGCTGTCTGGGCCTGTCATCGAACAGCAGCTGGCTGGTGCCTGAATAG
- the dctP gene encoding TRAP transporter substrate-binding protein DctP, translated as MRRFCRGLTPLLLTVMLVLAGCSDSPAPASGGDNDEKPSYPVTWRFALEEIEGSVQHRYALEFKDRIERISDGNILVDVFPYGSIGTSLQLTDLAREGSVHLAFASPGHLANVIPEVGVFTLHYLLSDDEEVNRGVLASDDLKQLFHEPYEEQGLKLHGFVPEGWMVWTANKPLRSPADFDGLTIRTMTSDIAEETYRTYGATTSQVPFSQVYSDLQLRRIDGQANPVFAIEEMGFYEVQGVMTFARPAQFVTSVVSNTSWFDALPEDQKLWLEDAMDEIAPLAYEVQAELNASRLDTIKENSSIRVVELTEDERDRFREASRPARKAYIRMAGERGAAILDQLLTMVSTTESAIPATDTTAQ; from the coding sequence ATGCGAAGATTCTGCCGCGGGCTAACCCCATTGCTCTTGACGGTTATGCTTGTCCTGGCAGGATGTTCAGACAGCCCGGCACCGGCGTCCGGCGGCGACAATGATGAGAAACCATCCTACCCCGTTACCTGGCGCTTTGCCCTTGAGGAAATTGAAGGCAGCGTACAACACCGTTATGCCCTTGAATTCAAGGACCGTATCGAGCGTATCTCTGATGGCAACATCCTCGTTGATGTTTTTCCCTATGGCTCTATTGGCACGTCACTCCAACTGACGGATCTCGCCCGGGAAGGCTCAGTCCATCTCGCTTTCGCCTCCCCCGGCCACCTGGCCAACGTTATTCCCGAGGTGGGCGTATTCACCCTCCATTATCTATTGTCTGATGACGAAGAAGTGAATCGTGGCGTGCTCGCCAGCGATGATTTGAAGCAACTGTTCCACGAGCCCTACGAGGAGCAGGGCCTCAAGCTTCATGGTTTCGTACCTGAGGGCTGGATGGTCTGGACCGCCAACAAGCCCTTGCGGAGCCCCGCGGATTTCGACGGACTCACCATCCGCACCATGACTTCGGACATCGCTGAAGAGACCTATAGAACCTATGGCGCCACAACCAGCCAGGTTCCTTTTTCGCAGGTCTACAGCGACCTTCAGTTACGCCGCATTGACGGGCAGGCCAACCCTGTTTTCGCCATTGAAGAGATGGGATTCTACGAAGTCCAGGGTGTGATGACGTTTGCCAGACCTGCCCAGTTTGTCACCTCCGTGGTTTCCAATACGTCGTGGTTTGACGCCCTTCCCGAAGACCAGAAACTCTGGCTGGAAGATGCGATGGATGAGATCGCACCGCTGGCTTACGAGGTACAGGCTGAACTCAATGCAAGCCGTCTCGATACCATCAAGGAAAACAGCAGCATCCGTGTGGTTGAATTGACCGAGGATGAGCGGGACCGCTTCCGTGAGGCCAGCCGGCCGGCCCGCAAGGCCTATATACGTATGGCTGGTGAGCGTGGAGCAGCCATCCTGGACCAACTCCTGACAATGGTCAGCACAACAGAATCCGCAATACCAGCAACGGATACGACCGCCCAATAG
- a CDS encoding DUF4168 domain-containing protein, producing MNKFLVSLTASLALLAAGPALAQENQQSPEATNPNGGYSDPASAGTQKTNFTDEELKQFVEAQEGINNIRDEYMEKIEAADSQKKAQELQMEANDEMVTEIEDSGMDIPTYNSIATAYNSEPQVRNRVDALM from the coding sequence ATGAACAAATTTCTCGTTTCACTGACTGCATCCCTGGCACTGCTGGCGGCGGGCCCCGCACTGGCGCAGGAAAACCAGCAAAGCCCCGAAGCGACCAATCCCAACGGCGGATACAGTGACCCCGCGTCAGCCGGCACTCAGAAAACCAACTTTACCGACGAGGAACTGAAGCAATTCGTTGAGGCTCAGGAAGGGATCAACAATATCCGTGATGAGTATATGGAAAAAATCGAAGCGGCTGATTCCCAGAAAAAAGCTCAGGAACTACAGATGGAAGCCAACGATGAGATGGTGACAGAGATTGAGGATTCCGGCATGGATATCCCCACTTATAATTCCATCGCAACCGCTTACAACAGTGAACCCCAGGTTCGGAATCGTGTTGATGCACTGATGTAA